A part of Silvimonas soli genomic DNA contains:
- a CDS encoding L-threonylcarbamoyladenylate synthase, protein MAQFFSIHPENPQARLIKQAADIVRKGGLIVYPTDSCYALGCRLDDKDALERIRRIRQLDDKHHFTLVCHDLSQLGTYARVDNRTYRMLKTATPGSYTFILQATKETPRRVWNPKKQTIGLRVPQHPVALAMLEEMGEPLLSSTLILPGDDYALTDVWDIRDRLEHDVDLIIDGGYCGIDPSTVVDLSGENPVVLRQGKGDASLFGG, encoded by the coding sequence ATGGCCCAATTCTTTTCAATACACCCTGAAAACCCGCAAGCGCGTCTGATCAAACAGGCCGCAGACATTGTCCGCAAAGGCGGATTGATCGTTTATCCGACGGATTCCTGCTACGCCCTGGGCTGTCGGCTGGACGATAAAGACGCGCTGGAACGCATCCGCCGCATCCGGCAACTGGATGACAAGCACCATTTCACGCTGGTTTGCCACGATCTGTCGCAACTGGGCACGTATGCCCGCGTCGACAATCGCACCTACCGCATGCTCAAAACCGCGACGCCAGGCAGCTACACATTTATCTTGCAGGCCACCAAAGAAACACCGCGTCGCGTGTGGAACCCCAAAAAGCAGACTATTGGTTTGCGGGTGCCGCAGCATCCGGTCGCGCTGGCCATGCTGGAAGAAATGGGCGAGCCGCTGCTGTCATCCACGCTTATCTTGCCCGGCGATGATTACGCGCTAACCGATGTGTGGGATATTCGCGACCGGTTGGAACACGATGTCGATCTGATTATTGATGGCGGTTATTGCGGTATCGACCCGAGTACTGTGGTTGATCTGTCTGGCGAGAACCCGGTGGTGTTGCGACAAGGCAAGGGCGACGCCAGCTTGTTTGGCGGTTAA
- a CDS encoding site-2 protease family protein: MDINSFIQNVCIYALPVLFAITLHEAAHAYAAKKFGDPTAFLMGRMTLNPIKHIDPLGTIALPLLCLLLPGSFLFGWAKPVPVNFGDLRNPKRDMRWVALAGPAANLVMGILWTLVLGAVIHAAEGDFMFPLRQMAQAGVQINVVLMVLNLIPIPPLDGGRILVSILPIKAAQTVARIEPYGMIIVLVLMMTKVLFLVMSPFMALTFQFLQLFLRPFL, from the coding sequence ATGGATATCAATTCCTTTATTCAGAACGTTTGCATTTACGCGTTGCCCGTTTTGTTTGCGATTACCCTGCACGAAGCCGCGCATGCCTATGCAGCCAAGAAATTTGGTGATCCAACTGCCTTTTTGATGGGGCGCATGACGCTCAATCCGATCAAGCATATTGATCCGCTGGGCACCATTGCCTTGCCGTTGCTGTGTTTGTTGTTGCCGGGCAGTTTTCTGTTTGGCTGGGCCAAGCCGGTGCCGGTCAACTTCGGCGATTTGCGCAACCCCAAACGCGATATGCGCTGGGTGGCGCTGGCTGGCCCGGCTGCCAATCTGGTGATGGGCATACTGTGGACACTGGTGCTGGGCGCAGTCATTCACGCCGCTGAAGGTGATTTCATGTTCCCGCTGCGGCAAATGGCGCAGGCCGGTGTGCAGATCAACGTGGTGTTGATGGTGTTGAACTTGATTCCGATTCCACCACTGGATGGCGGGCGGATTCTGGTCTCCATCCTGCCTATCAAAGCGGCCCAGACGGTGGCGCGCATTGAACCCTATGGCATGATCATCGTGCTGGTGCTGATGATGACCAAGGTGCTGTTTTTGGTAATGAGCCCGTTTATGGCGCTCACCTTCCAGTTCCTGCAGTTGTTTTTGAGGCCTTTTCTGTAA
- a CDS encoding tryptophan--tRNA ligase — translation MFPDRVLSGMRPTGKLHLGHYHGVLKNWVKLQSEYECLFMVADLHALTTAYDDVTVIEKSVWDMVIDWIAAGVDPAQATIFIQSRVPEHAELHLLLSMITPLSWLERVPTYKDQIEKLSSKDLGTYGFLGYPLLQAADILLYRGTLVPVGEDQVPHVEITREIARRFNHMFGKEPNFAEKAEAAIKKMGGKKGKLYEELRTRYQQEGDVEALESARAMLADTQNLSHGDMERLFGYLEGGGKMILPESQPLLTSASRMPGLDGAKMSKSYGNTISLREDSDVVAKKIRQMPTDPARVRRTDVGDPEKCPVWQLHQVYSEDSTKQWVIEGCKTAGIGCIECKQPVIDGVLAEQKPMFERAQPYLEDPTLVRNLVADGCERARDLARETMRDVREAMGLGYD, via the coding sequence ATGTTTCCCGATCGTGTTCTCTCAGGCATGCGCCCGACCGGCAAGCTGCATCTCGGTCATTATCACGGCGTGCTCAAGAACTGGGTCAAGCTGCAAAGCGAATACGAATGCCTGTTTATGGTGGCTGATCTGCATGCGCTGACCACGGCGTATGACGATGTAACTGTCATCGAGAAGAGCGTTTGGGACATGGTGATCGACTGGATTGCTGCCGGAGTAGACCCCGCACAAGCCACCATTTTTATCCAGAGCCGGGTGCCGGAACATGCCGAGCTGCATTTGTTGCTGTCGATGATTACGCCGCTGTCCTGGCTGGAACGCGTACCGACATACAAAGACCAGATCGAAAAGCTGTCCAGCAAAGACCTCGGCACCTACGGATTTCTGGGCTACCCGCTACTGCAAGCCGCTGACATTCTGCTGTATCGCGGCACGCTGGTACCCGTAGGCGAAGATCAGGTGCCGCACGTTGAGATCACCCGCGAAATCGCCCGACGCTTCAATCATATGTTCGGCAAAGAACCCAACTTTGCTGAAAAAGCCGAAGCCGCCATCAAGAAAATGGGTGGCAAAAAAGGCAAGTTGTATGAAGAGTTGCGTACGCGTTATCAGCAAGAAGGCGATGTAGAGGCGCTCGAATCCGCTCGTGCCATGCTGGCCGACACGCAGAACCTGAGCCACGGCGATATGGAGCGGCTGTTTGGTTATCTGGAAGGCGGCGGCAAGATGATCCTGCCGGAATCCCAGCCCTTGCTGACCAGTGCCTCGCGTATGCCCGGGCTGGATGGCGCCAAGATGTCCAAGTCTTATGGCAACACCATCAGCCTGCGCGAAGACTCCGATGTCGTCGCCAAAAAAATCCGTCAGATGCCCACCGACCCGGCGCGTGTACGTCGCACCGATGTGGGCGATCCGGAAAAATGCCCGGTTTGGCAGTTGCACCAGGTTTACTCCGAAGACAGCACCAAACAGTGGGTGATTGAAGGCTGTAAAACAGCAGGGATCGGCTGTATCGAATGCAAGCAGCCGGTGATTGATGGCGTGCTGGCCGAACAAAAGCCGATGTTTGAACGCGCCCAACCGTATCTGGAAGACCCGACGCTGGTGCGTAACCTGGTGGCCGATGGCTGTGAGCGGGCGCGTGATCTGGCGCGCGAAACCATGCGTGATGTGCGCGAAGCCATGGGCCTGGGCTACGATTGA